The Methylomusa anaerophila genome has a segment encoding these proteins:
- a CDS encoding pyruvate, water dikinase regulatory protein, whose amino-acid sequence MMSDSIGETGELVVKAAASQFDSTRIEVRRKHNLSSVQEVTQALKQAAECRAAVVYTLARPDLKRHLESEAKKLGLVTVDVMCPVIEALAKVTGQTPKYEPGLIRKVDKAYFSKVEAIEFAVKFDDGKDPRGLLKADVVVIGVSRTSKTPLCMYLAHKGIKAANVPLVLETLPPDELFQIPANKVVGLTIKPANLQEIRKQRLKLMGLPPTTDYVNMERLLAEFEYSSSVMRKVGCAVIDVTNRAVEETAANVLDIYQKGVRFNA is encoded by the coding sequence GTGATGTCTGATTCCATTGGTGAAACTGGAGAATTGGTGGTAAAAGCTGCCGCCAGTCAATTTGATTCTACTCGTATTGAAGTTAGACGCAAACATAACTTGAGTTCAGTTCAAGAAGTTACCCAAGCATTAAAACAGGCGGCAGAATGCCGGGCGGCTGTGGTCTACACTTTGGCACGCCCTGATTTAAAACGGCATTTGGAATCCGAAGCGAAAAAGCTGGGTTTGGTTACTGTTGACGTTATGTGTCCGGTAATTGAGGCCTTGGCTAAAGTGACCGGGCAAACACCTAAATATGAACCCGGCCTTATCCGCAAAGTAGATAAAGCTTATTTTTCTAAAGTGGAGGCTATTGAGTTTGCCGTTAAATTTGACGACGGCAAGGATCCTCGCGGCTTGCTGAAAGCCGATGTAGTAGTAATAGGAGTTTCCCGGACGTCTAAGACCCCTTTATGTATGTATCTTGCCCATAAGGGGATTAAGGCAGCCAATGTTCCCCTGGTTCTTGAAACGCTACCGCCAGATGAGCTTTTTCAAATTCCCGCCAATAAAGTGGTGGGACTAACCATCAAACCGGCAAACTTGCAGGAGATTAGGAAACAGCGGCTTAAACTTATGGGTTTGCCGCCTACTACAGATTATGTCAATATGGAAAGGCTGTTGGCGGAATTTGAATATTCCTCTTCGGTTATGCGTAAAGTCGGTTGCGCCGTGATTGATGTAACCAATAGGGCAGTTGAGGAAACAGCCGCCAACGTTTTGGATATATACCAGAAAGGAGTTAGATTCAATGCCTAA
- the ppdK gene encoding pyruvate, phosphate dikinase translates to MPKYVYLFKEGRADMRALLGGKGANLAEMTNIGLPVPPGMTISTEACKEYYHIGGKMPAGIMDEVKQYLTTVEEQTGKKFGDLSNPLLVSVRSGAMFSMPGMMDTILNLGLNEQTVQSLASNTDNLRFAYDAFRRFIQMFGDVVLELPKHEFENLLHRQKEEQGVTYDQELTSESLRKVINNYKEMIESETGHPFPEDPMVQLTMAIEAVFRSWNNDRAIIYRNLNKIPHDLGTAVNVQSMVFGNMGNDSGTGVAFTRNPSTGENVLYGEFLTNAQGEDVVAGIRTPRPIAQLKEEMPVIYDQFEKIADLLERHYKNMQDIEFTIERGRLYILQTRNGKRTAQASVRVAYEMAKEGLITKQAALLLVEPNQLDQLLHRQIDSGAKLNVIAKGLPASPGAASGKVVFDSDEAERMGKTGAKVLLVRMETTPDDIHGIVAAQGILTSRGGMTSHAAVVARGMGKPCVCGCEPIRIDYAKEEFTVGQLTVKKGDIISIDGSSGQVILGEVPMKEPEISSEYSIVLSWADEYKRLEVRANADTPEDAKKAREFGATGIGLTRTEHMFMGQERLPFVQQMILAETLEERLEALSHLLPMQQGDFYGILKAMEGYPVCIRLLDPPLHEFLPSQEELLIETTELKITGKDPKLLAEKQQLLKKVRALHEFNPMLGHRGCRLGITFPEIYEMQIQAIFNATVELTKEGYNVLPEVEIPLTIDVNEMKIFKEKIVAIAEAAMSAANAKFHYSVGTMIELPRAALLADELAEYSEFFSFGTNDLTQTTFGFSRDDAEGKFLPNYVERKILKENPFIVLDQKGVGKLMRIAVEGGRKARPGLLIGICGEHGGEPSSVAFCHQIGLDFVSCSPYRVPLARLAAAQAAITDHEIIGTR, encoded by the coding sequence ATGCCTAAATATGTATACCTTTTCAAAGAGGGACGCGCTGATATGCGTGCTCTCTTGGGCGGGAAAGGCGCTAATCTTGCCGAAATGACCAATATTGGTCTTCCTGTACCGCCGGGAATGACAATTAGCACTGAAGCTTGTAAAGAGTATTACCACATAGGTGGTAAGATGCCGGCAGGGATAATGGATGAAGTTAAGCAATACTTGACTACGGTGGAGGAACAGACTGGTAAAAAATTTGGTGATCTTTCTAATCCGCTATTAGTATCTGTCCGTTCCGGCGCCATGTTCTCCATGCCCGGCATGATGGACACAATTTTGAATCTTGGCCTGAATGAACAAACGGTTCAGTCTTTGGCCAGCAATACCGACAATTTGAGATTTGCTTACGATGCCTTCCGGCGTTTCATTCAAATGTTTGGCGACGTGGTATTAGAGCTTCCTAAACATGAATTCGAAAACCTGTTGCACCGGCAAAAAGAGGAGCAGGGTGTTACATACGACCAGGAGTTGACCTCCGAATCCCTGCGAAAAGTGATCAATAACTATAAAGAAATGATTGAAAGTGAGACAGGCCATCCTTTTCCCGAAGACCCCATGGTTCAGCTTACCATGGCGATTGAAGCCGTGTTCCGCTCTTGGAACAATGACCGGGCTATCATATACCGTAATCTTAATAAAATTCCTCACGATCTTGGTACTGCTGTGAATGTCCAGTCCATGGTCTTCGGGAATATGGGCAACGATTCCGGCACCGGCGTAGCATTTACCCGTAATCCGTCTACCGGTGAGAATGTTTTGTATGGAGAGTTTTTGACAAATGCCCAGGGTGAGGATGTAGTCGCCGGTATTCGTACTCCCCGTCCTATAGCTCAACTTAAGGAAGAAATGCCGGTAATATATGACCAGTTCGAAAAAATTGCCGATCTCCTGGAACGCCATTATAAGAATATGCAGGATATTGAATTCACTATTGAGCGTGGCAGGCTTTACATTCTCCAAACCCGCAACGGCAAGCGCACTGCTCAGGCCAGTGTGCGTGTCGCCTATGAGATGGCTAAGGAAGGTTTGATTACCAAACAGGCAGCATTGCTGTTAGTCGAGCCGAATCAGCTGGATCAACTGCTGCATCGCCAGATCGACAGCGGGGCTAAATTAAATGTGATTGCGAAAGGTCTGCCGGCTTCTCCGGGAGCGGCTTCCGGCAAAGTTGTTTTTGACTCCGATGAAGCCGAACGTATGGGTAAGACCGGGGCCAAAGTTCTCCTGGTCCGTATGGAAACTACTCCGGATGACATCCATGGCATTGTAGCTGCTCAGGGCATCTTAACCAGCCGCGGCGGTATGACCAGCCATGCTGCTGTAGTTGCACGCGGCATGGGAAAACCATGTGTCTGCGGTTGTGAACCAATCAGAATCGACTACGCTAAAGAAGAATTTACTGTCGGTCAACTGACTGTTAAAAAAGGCGACATTATTTCCATTGACGGCTCCTCCGGTCAGGTTATTTTAGGCGAAGTGCCAATGAAGGAGCCGGAAATTTCCTCGGAATACAGTATAGTGTTGTCTTGGGCTGACGAATATAAACGTCTTGAAGTACGGGCTAACGCCGATACCCCGGAAGATGCAAAAAAAGCCAGGGAATTCGGTGCCACCGGCATAGGCCTTACCAGGACAGAGCACATGTTCATGGGTCAAGAACGCTTACCGTTTGTGCAGCAAATGATTTTAGCCGAAACATTGGAAGAACGGCTGGAAGCACTGTCACATCTTTTGCCAATGCAACAAGGCGACTTTTACGGAATTTTGAAAGCAATGGAAGGATATCCGGTTTGTATTCGTTTGTTGGATCCCCCACTGCATGAATTTCTGCCCAGCCAGGAAGAACTGCTGATTGAGACAACCGAACTTAAAATAACCGGTAAAGATCCCAAACTGTTGGCAGAGAAGCAGCAGCTTCTAAAAAAAGTGCGTGCGCTTCATGAGTTTAACCCAATGCTGGGACACCGGGGATGTCGCCTGGGTATTACCTTCCCGGAAATATATGAGATGCAGATTCAAGCCATCTTTAACGCAACAGTTGAGCTTACCAAGGAAGGATATAATGTTTTGCCGGAAGTAGAGATACCGTTGACAATTGATGTCAACGAAATGAAGATATTTAAAGAAAAAATTGTAGCAATTGCGGAAGCGGCAATGTCTGCCGCTAACGCCAAATTCCACTACAGCGTGGGGACCATGATTGAATTGCCGCGGGCGGCTCTTTTAGCTGACGAACTGGCCGAGTATAGTGAATTCTTTAGTTTTGGCACTAATGATCTGACGCAAACGACTTTCGGCTTCAGCCGGGATGATGCGGAGGGCAAGTTCTTGCCGAACTACGTGGAACGTAAAATTCTCAAAGAAAATCCGTTCATCGTTCTTGATCAAAAAGGCGTAGGAAAACTTATGCGTATAGCAGTTGAAGGCGGGCGCAAAGCACGTCCCGGGTTATTGATAGGCATATGTGGTGAGCACGGTGGTGAGCCCAGCTCGGTAGCGTTTTGCCATCAGATCGGACTTGATTTTGTAAGTTGTTCTCCCTATCGCGTACCGCTGGCCAGATTGGCTGCCGCCCAGGCTGCCATCACTGATCACGAGATTATTGGTACCAGATAA
- a CDS encoding NCS2 family permease: MLEKLFGLSTRKTDVRTEVMAGITTFMTMAYILFVNPSILGAAGMDKNAVLLATAIGAGIVTIAMGLFVNYPIALAPGMGLNAFYAFTVVIGMGVSWQVALGAVFISGLIFIILTVTQIRQLLVEGIPSSLKHAITVGIGLFITIIGLKLSGIMAIRLSLIPPTLEKIIAAKGNGTPLPFETIIEMGNLFHSEVLLAVFGLILIGILMARQIKGSILIGILTTTVIGIITGVVNVPQGFSPVKIPDFSNNAFLALDIMGAINMGLLTIIFTFTFVELFDTMGTLVGTATKAGLVDKSGKFPGIGKAMLVDATGVSFGALLGTSTITAYIESAAGIGAGGRTGLTAVVCGILFILALFFTPLAQLIPDAATAPALIIVGVLMMESVLHINFADFTEAMPAFLTIALMPFTYSIANGISAGLVLYPLLKLVTGRGRDVHWIVYVLAILVVLRFFFLAE; the protein is encoded by the coding sequence GTGCTTGAGAAATTATTTGGTCTTAGTACGCGTAAGACTGACGTTCGAACCGAGGTCATGGCCGGTATTACCACTTTTATGACCATGGCGTATATCCTGTTTGTAAATCCGAGTATTCTCGGGGCTGCCGGCATGGATAAAAATGCCGTTCTGTTAGCCACCGCAATTGGCGCCGGTATTGTCACTATCGCCATGGGCCTTTTTGTTAACTATCCCATTGCTCTTGCCCCCGGTATGGGCCTCAATGCCTTTTATGCCTTTACTGTTGTCATCGGCATGGGTGTTTCTTGGCAAGTGGCTTTAGGCGCCGTATTTATTTCCGGTCTAATTTTTATCATACTTACTGTTACTCAAATACGCCAGTTGCTGGTGGAAGGCATACCTTCCTCCCTAAAGCATGCGATTACGGTTGGTATTGGGTTGTTTATAACCATTATCGGTCTAAAACTTTCCGGAATCATGGCGATCAGACTTTCCTTGATTCCCCCTACTTTAGAGAAAATAATTGCGGCTAAGGGCAATGGCACACCCCTGCCTTTTGAAACAATCATTGAAATGGGTAACCTGTTTCATTCGGAGGTGCTGCTCGCCGTATTTGGCTTAATATTGATCGGTATTCTGATGGCGCGTCAGATTAAAGGTTCTATACTTATCGGTATTCTTACAACAACTGTTATTGGCATCATTACAGGAGTAGTCAACGTTCCCCAAGGGTTTTCTCCTGTTAAAATTCCTGACTTCAGTAATAACGCATTTTTGGCTTTAGATATCATGGGGGCTATTAATATGGGCCTGCTGACAATCATCTTTACTTTCACTTTTGTTGAACTGTTCGATACTATGGGAACATTAGTCGGAACCGCTACCAAGGCCGGCTTAGTCGACAAAAGCGGTAAATTCCCCGGTATTGGTAAAGCTATGCTGGTTGACGCGACCGGTGTAAGCTTTGGCGCGCTGCTGGGCACAAGCACAATTACCGCCTATATCGAAAGCGCTGCCGGGATTGGGGCTGGCGGGCGCACGGGTCTTACGGCGGTAGTATGCGGTATACTGTTTATCTTGGCACTGTTCTTCACTCCTTTGGCCCAGCTGATTCCTGATGCTGCCACTGCGCCGGCGCTCATCATCGTCGGTGTTCTGATGATGGAATCGGTGCTCCATATAAACTTCGCTGATTTTACCGAAGCCATGCCTGCTTTTTTAACGATTGCTCTTATGCCATTTACCTATAGCATTGCCAATGGCATATCCGCCGGTCTGGTTTTATACCCGCTACTTAAGTTGGTTACCGGGCGGGGGCGTGACGTTCATTGGATTGTTTATGTACTAGCCATTTTGGTTGTCTTACGGTTTTTCTTTCTTGCAGAATAG
- a CDS encoding ABC1 kinase family protein produces MATWQREEAVRQRASHIAGVLVRYGFGFLVNDLGLRRLFSLTGFCRSGDCVGRFKSEEFRRLVQKLPFMLEELGPAFVKFGQFLSSRQDIIPMYVTDALKRLQEKMTPVPFARIEQIIIENLPGYGDWFDYIDPEPLGVASIAQTHAARLKDGRRVVLKVRKPEVINQIELDLKVLQKIVDFLSKQPEVNKLINIETSFAIFAHSLRKEIDFSVEAGNIQLFQHLLADSGLARTPQVEWELTNENLLTMEYIEGISMEAAVEGVDPTERRQLAHKFLESFLRQVLLYGVFHGDPHSGNVRLTAAGEVVYLDFGIVGRIDPRMMERLIENFIAVQNADVETLINVTMEIGHFSGEINWQNYYEDMAELLYMSQNMTHGKIELGKMIFGMMQVSQKHGIHIPERLLLLGKAFAIAEGNARKLDPDINFLEISRPIILEFLRKNLMPQMSETAMLASALDVKKKLRIAFSELPAFISGLTRGDKKIPLELSGMDFIGDKLDKSINRIAYSVIIASMLLASSIMMHAGEGPIQSEIHYTGYYLLLISLGATVYLFFKIFRQVKK; encoded by the coding sequence ATGGCGACATGGCAGAGAGAAGAGGCGGTACGGCAGCGGGCCAGCCACATTGCCGGCGTGCTGGTCCGGTACGGCTTTGGTTTTCTGGTGAACGACTTAGGGCTGCGCCGGCTATTTTCGCTTACCGGTTTTTGCAGGTCGGGAGACTGTGTAGGGAGATTCAAAAGCGAGGAGTTTCGGCGGCTGGTGCAGAAGCTGCCATTTATGCTGGAAGAGTTGGGACCTGCTTTTGTCAAATTTGGCCAGTTCTTAAGCAGCCGGCAGGATATTATCCCCATGTATGTAACTGATGCTCTAAAGCGACTGCAGGAAAAGATGACGCCGGTCCCCTTCGCCCGCATTGAGCAAATCATTATTGAAAACCTGCCTGGGTATGGGGATTGGTTTGACTATATTGATCCTGAGCCATTAGGCGTGGCTTCTATCGCTCAGACTCATGCCGCCCGGCTAAAGGATGGCCGCCGGGTGGTCCTTAAAGTTCGCAAGCCGGAGGTTATCAACCAGATTGAACTGGATCTCAAAGTATTGCAAAAGATAGTGGACTTTCTGTCAAAACAGCCGGAGGTTAATAAGTTAATAAATATTGAAACCAGCTTTGCGATTTTTGCTCATTCTCTTAGAAAGGAAATTGACTTTTCGGTGGAAGCGGGCAACATTCAGTTGTTTCAGCACCTGTTGGCCGATAGCGGCTTGGCTAGGACGCCGCAAGTGGAGTGGGAACTGACAAATGAAAACCTGCTGACCATGGAATACATTGAGGGCATTAGCATGGAGGCGGCGGTTGAGGGCGTAGACCCGACCGAGCGCCGGCAACTTGCCCATAAATTTTTAGAGAGTTTCCTCAGGCAAGTGCTTTTGTATGGCGTGTTTCACGGCGATCCTCATTCCGGCAACGTCAGGCTGACGGCAGCCGGAGAAGTTGTCTATCTGGATTTTGGTATCGTCGGGCGCATCGACCCGCGCATGATGGAACGATTGATTGAAAACTTTATCGCGGTGCAAAATGCTGATGTGGAGACACTGATCAACGTAACTATGGAAATAGGCCATTTTTCCGGTGAAATTAACTGGCAAAATTACTATGAAGATATGGCTGAGTTGCTGTATATGTCCCAGAATATGACTCACGGGAAAATAGAATTGGGTAAGATGATTTTTGGTATGATGCAGGTTTCCCAGAAACACGGCATCCATATACCGGAAAGGTTGTTGTTATTGGGGAAAGCTTTCGCCATTGCCGAGGGCAATGCCCGGAAACTTGACCCGGACATCAATTTCCTGGAAATTTCCCGGCCAATTATTCTGGAGTTTTTGCGAAAAAACCTTATGCCTCAGATGAGCGAGACGGCGATGCTGGCCAGTGCATTGGATGTGAAAAAGAAACTCCGTATTGCGTTTAGTGAATTGCCTGCTTTTATTTCCGGCCTGACCCGGGGCGATAAAAAAATACCGCTGGAGTTGAGCGGTATGGACTTTATCGGCGACAAGCTGGACAAGTCCATCAATCGCATTGCTTACAGTGTAATTATCGCCAGTATGCTTTTAGCCTCTTCCATCATGATGCATGCCGGCGAGGGACCCATTCAATCCGAAATACACTACACTGGTTATTACCTTTTGCTGATTTCATTGGGAGCCACGGTATATTTATTCTTTAAAATCTTCCGGCAGGTTAAAAAGTAA
- a CDS encoding type II toxin-antitoxin system MqsR family toxin, producing MARRATKEEIESVLAIVRDCVRNKRYTFIPRKKNLDALAAEGMTIPDLLDAIIDMKAIDYFYGPSEDRDRPGTGDIWEFGCQFRKEFYLKFKLVTSKDNAVVVLSFHEPDRTIHYPYRP from the coding sequence GTGGCACGAAGAGCGACAAAAGAAGAAATTGAAAGTGTATTGGCAATTGTTCGGGATTGTGTTAGGAATAAGCGGTATACGTTTATTCCTCGCAAGAAAAATCTTGACGCTCTGGCTGCGGAAGGCATGACTATTCCGGATTTACTTGATGCAATAATCGACATGAAAGCAATCGACTATTTTTATGGGCCTTCTGAAGACCGTGACCGGCCGGGAACCGGCGATATCTGGGAGTTTGGCTGTCAGTTCCGCAAGGAATTTTACTTGAAATTCAAACTGGTTACGTCGAAAGATAACGCTGTCGTAGTTCTTTCTTTCCATGAGCCAGACAGGACAATTCACTATCCTTACAGGCCATGA
- a CDS encoding type II TA system antitoxin MqsA family protein, with amino-acid sequence MSNPIIFCPHCLEERAYHTIEKKEVYPVKGEPVEITATVAVCDACGEEIFQPDLDNANLLLAYDVYRRKHKLLFPAEIKSIREKYGLSQRKFAKLLGWGEITVHRYEAGALQDIAHNDVLKLLQDPLNMQRLLEQRQSELDEKEYKKLAGTVRDALEQTKKERLRDCIVMNYFNNESNIYTGNRPFDLDKFAAMILFFAGVMSGMLYKTMMWKLLWYADMVHFRRHDRSISGAHYAHLPYGPVPDEHDLLLSQLRSEGIIDVTPQIRGETIKGKVDLSANAFTPEEMDTLTHIAKTFQKFNTRRISEYSHKEKGYMETQDGQYISYAYTKELSLQ; translated from the coding sequence ATGAGCAACCCGATTATATTTTGTCCGCATTGTCTGGAAGAGCGAGCTTATCATACAATTGAAAAGAAAGAAGTCTATCCTGTTAAAGGAGAGCCGGTCGAGATTACTGCAACGGTTGCCGTGTGTGATGCCTGCGGCGAAGAAATCTTTCAGCCGGATTTAGACAATGCCAATCTGTTATTGGCATATGACGTATACCGGAGAAAACACAAGCTGCTGTTTCCGGCTGAAATTAAATCGATCCGGGAAAAGTATGGCTTAAGCCAGCGGAAGTTTGCCAAACTGCTGGGATGGGGCGAGATTACCGTTCATCGCTATGAAGCGGGGGCCCTGCAGGATATTGCCCATAATGATGTTCTGAAACTGCTTCAGGACCCTTTGAATATGCAGCGGCTATTAGAGCAGCGTCAAAGTGAATTAGATGAGAAGGAATATAAAAAATTAGCCGGAACTGTGCGCGATGCGCTGGAGCAAACAAAGAAAGAGCGGCTGCGTGACTGTATTGTGATGAACTATTTTAACAATGAAAGTAACATATATACGGGCAACCGTCCTTTCGATTTAGATAAGTTTGCAGCAATGATTTTGTTTTTTGCCGGAGTAATGTCCGGAATGCTTTACAAAACGATGATGTGGAAACTGTTATGGTATGCCGATATGGTGCATTTCCGGCGGCATGACCGCTCTATTAGCGGCGCCCATTATGCCCACCTTCCCTATGGCCCGGTGCCGGATGAACATGATCTTTTGCTCAGCCAGTTACGAAGCGAGGGAATTATCGATGTTACGCCACAGATTCGCGGCGAGACCATTAAAGGAAAGGTTGACCTGTCAGCTAATGCTTTTACACCGGAAGAAATGGATACGCTAACGCATATCGCGAAAACATTTCAGAAGTTTAACACTAGACGTATTAGTGAATATTCGCATAAAGAAAAGGGCTATATGGAAACCCAGGATGGACAATACATTTCTTATGCTTACACCAAGGAGTTATCCTTGCAGTAA
- a CDS encoding CBO0543 family protein, giving the protein MFYIIWFILSWIVWLRFADRARWREMLPVVFFAKTLALATDLFVVHYPLWEYVGPLLFIHLADDLGIYPVVIYLFIQWLPDSHTIKPMLKYWLVWTTIAVIIELIYVISGHMRYHLWWNTWHSYAADWFLYWLFYQYHRILKLERLSANR; this is encoded by the coding sequence ATGTTCTATATCATATGGTTTATATTATCCTGGATAGTTTGGCTTCGGTTTGCCGATAGAGCCCGCTGGCGTGAGATGTTGCCGGTTGTATTTTTTGCAAAAACCTTGGCATTAGCCACCGACCTTTTTGTGGTCCACTACCCGCTGTGGGAATATGTCGGACCCCTGCTCTTTATCCACCTGGCCGATGACTTAGGTATCTATCCTGTGGTGATATACCTCTTTATTCAATGGTTGCCTGATAGCCATACAATTAAACCAATGCTCAAATATTGGCTGGTTTGGACGACCATCGCCGTCATTATCGAACTAATCTATGTGATTTCCGGGCATATGCGATATCACTTATGGTGGAACACGTGGCATTCCTATGCTGCCGACTGGTTTTTGTACTGGCTGTTTTATCAATATCACAGAATCCTTAAGTTGGAGAGATTATCCGCAAATAGGTAA
- a CDS encoding NADP-dependent isocitrate dehydrogenase: MAEKIKMSTPLVEIDGDEMTRVIWKMIKDILLDPYIELKTDYYDLGLENRDKTNDKITEESALAIKKYGVGVKCATITANEARVKEYNLKQIWKSPNATIRAILDGTVFRSPIIVDSIKPFVKTWKKPITIARHAYGDIYKDVEYRIKEKGKAELIFTSEAGEVSRQTIHDFKGPGVVLGMHNLDQSIKSFAKACFNYALDQKQDLWFSTKDTISKDYDQTFKNLFQEIFDNEYNEKFTAANIEYFYTLIDDVVARIIRSEGGMVWACKNYDGDVMSDMVASAFGSLAMMTSVLVSPEGYYEFEAAHGTIQRHYYKHLKGEETSSNSMATIFAWTGALRKRGELDGINDLVDFAGKLEKASIQTIAEGVMTKDLLNLSELREKKAVNTENFLREINKRLATIR; the protein is encoded by the coding sequence ATGGCTGAAAAAATTAAGATGAGCACTCCCTTGGTAGAAATCGACGGCGATGAAATGACCAGAGTAATATGGAAAATGATTAAGGACATCCTGTTGGACCCGTACATAGAGTTAAAAACCGATTACTATGACCTTGGCCTTGAAAACAGAGACAAGACGAACGACAAAATAACGGAAGAGTCGGCACTGGCTATAAAAAAGTACGGGGTAGGCGTCAAATGTGCAACAATTACCGCCAACGAAGCCAGGGTAAAAGAATACAATCTGAAACAAATTTGGAAAAGTCCCAATGCTACAATCCGGGCTATCCTGGATGGTACGGTTTTTAGGTCTCCCATCATAGTTGACAGCATTAAGCCTTTCGTAAAGACATGGAAAAAGCCAATAACCATTGCCAGGCATGCCTACGGCGATATCTACAAGGATGTTGAATATAGGATTAAAGAAAAAGGTAAAGCGGAACTTATTTTCACCAGTGAAGCCGGCGAAGTTTCCCGGCAAACCATCCATGATTTTAAAGGCCCCGGCGTAGTTCTTGGCATGCATAATCTGGACCAATCAATAAAAAGCTTTGCTAAAGCTTGCTTCAATTACGCTCTGGATCAAAAGCAGGATTTGTGGTTTTCTACCAAAGATACAATATCCAAAGATTACGATCAAACCTTCAAAAATCTATTCCAGGAAATCTTTGATAACGAATACAACGAAAAATTTACTGCCGCCAATATCGAATATTTCTATACACTAATTGACGATGTTGTTGCGAGAATCATCCGTTCAGAAGGCGGCATGGTCTGGGCCTGCAAAAATTATGACGGCGATGTAATGTCCGATATGGTCGCAAGCGCATTTGGCAGCTTGGCGATGATGACATCTGTCCTGGTGTCGCCCGAAGGATACTACGAATTTGAGGCTGCCCACGGAACTATTCAAAGACACTATTACAAGCATCTTAAAGGGGAAGAGACATCCTCAAATTCAATGGCTACCATTTTTGCCTGGACCGGAGCTTTAAGAAAACGGGGTGAGCTTGATGGAATCAATGATTTAGTTGATTTTGCCGGCAAGCTGGAAAAAGCCTCAATCCAAACCATCGCCGAGGGAGTTATGACAAAAGACCTCTTAAACCTTTCGGAACTCCGGGAAAAAAAGGCTGTAAATACCGAAAACTTCCTAAGAGAAATAAACAAACGCCTGGCAACAATACGATAA
- a CDS encoding UbiX family flavin prenyltransferase, whose translation MRIAVGVTGASGAVYGYNLILLLSRLGIEVHTVYTQMGEKVLEYECGVTIKEISKHAKVYANDDLFASLASGSFKTDGMVIVPCSMHTLGALANASGGNLLTRSADVTLKEGRKLIVVPRETPVTAIHLENMLKLARGGAVILPASPAFYHKPKTLDDMVNFMLGKIMDVIGIEHRLFRRWGE comes from the coding sequence ATGCGAATTGCGGTGGGCGTAACAGGGGCCAGCGGGGCCGTATACGGCTATAACCTTATTCTTTTATTGTCCCGGCTGGGAATTGAAGTACATACGGTGTACACCCAAATGGGAGAAAAAGTATTAGAGTATGAGTGCGGGGTGACCATCAAGGAGATTAGTAAACATGCCAAAGTATATGCCAACGATGACTTGTTTGCATCATTGGCCAGCGGATCATTTAAAACAGATGGTATGGTCATCGTTCCTTGCTCCATGCATACACTAGGCGCTTTGGCCAATGCCAGCGGCGGGAATTTGTTAACCAGGTCGGCCGATGTCACCTTGAAAGAGGGACGCAAGCTGATCGTGGTGCCGCGGGAAACTCCCGTAACCGCCATCCATCTGGAAAATATGCTCAAACTGGCACGGGGCGGAGCTGTCATCCTGCCTGCGTCACCGGCCTTTTATCATAAACCGAAGACTTTGGATGACATGGTGAACTTCATGCTAGGAAAAATTATGGATGTTATCGGCATAGAACACCGGTTATTCCGGCGCTGGGGCGAGTAG